A single Chloroflexia bacterium SDU3-3 DNA region contains:
- the phoU gene encoding phosphate signaling complex protein PhoU, with translation MRTRAHYDEELHQLYQELQSLGEAVKKEIAAAVRAFDQIDLVEAQRIIGADALIDKAHETIEQHVLQIIALQQPVASDLRRLLAALEIASELERIGDYAKRIAKATLRNPAPPQAAPDVPISQLGDLAVAMLITGIDAFIAGSPDKLEQIQQQDDEIDRLEDGVRAQMLALIQREPAAAEWALDRTVVAHTLERVGDRVTNVAEQLVFAARGERVDLNP, from the coding sequence ATGCGGACACGGGCTCACTACGACGAGGAGCTGCACCAGCTCTACCAAGAGCTGCAGTCGCTTGGCGAGGCGGTGAAAAAAGAGATCGCCGCCGCCGTGCGGGCGTTTGACCAGATCGATCTTGTCGAGGCGCAGCGGATCATCGGGGCCGATGCTCTGATCGACAAGGCCCACGAGACCATCGAGCAGCATGTGCTGCAGATCATCGCACTGCAGCAGCCGGTGGCCAGCGACCTGCGGCGGCTGCTGGCCGCGCTCGAGATCGCATCCGAGCTAGAGCGCATCGGCGATTACGCCAAGCGCATCGCCAAGGCCACGCTGCGCAACCCCGCCCCGCCGCAGGCCGCGCCCGATGTGCCGATCAGCCAGCTGGGCGATCTGGCCGTGGCCATGCTGATCACCGGCATCGATGCCTTTATCGCTGGCTCGCCGGACAAGCTGGAGCAGATCCAGCAGCAGGATGACGAGATCGACCGGCTAGAGGACGGCGTGCGGGCCCAGATGCTGGCCCTCATCCAGCGCGAGCCTGCCGCCGCCGAGTGGGCGCTTGACCGCACGGTGGTGGCCCATACCCTTGAGCGCGTCGGCGACCGCGTGACGAATGTGGCCGAGCAGCTGGTGTTCGCGGCGCGTGGCGAGCGGGTCGACCTGAACCCCTAG
- a CDS encoding peptidoglycan-binding protein: protein MRLFHTRTLALPMIACVLVSCATATPQPPQPTAAAAQPTAAAAQPTAAPAALGATVAPAPTDGAGLGATVAPRPTSMPPAASDATAPTRTRNLLLQNPMLEGEDVRALQDRLTKLGYAHVGTVDGVFGGQTELAVKAFQALNSLEVDGVVGPQTWERLFAQQAVAYDMHAVVDISRKIVIGLVNNGSWVKAEVGAPYLLPATYISLGQGSGPLRFAGSAAKPKDDPICTWLYSVEVTDGQSPSERFALGADWQPMPRPVTEVPVTTASLVPPVEAALQKLGLSQPKVQITRAIQADIDGDGTSETAVAATKYGEGTAPSSSAQPGDYSILVIIHADATKPATVVASDVITKPIEFGAPQVFSLNGLWDLNGDGRLEILADSDYYEGDSSVVYDLPPAGPSEALSQGCGV, encoded by the coding sequence ATGCGTCTTTTTCATACCCGTACGCTGGCTCTCCCGATGATTGCCTGCGTGCTGGTGTCTTGTGCGACTGCTACCCCACAGCCGCCCCAGCCCACGGCGGCCGCTGCCCAGCCCACGGCGGCTGCTGCCCAGCCCACGGCGGCCCCGGCGGCGCTCGGCGCAACGGTGGCCCCCGCTCCCACCGATGGCGCGGGGCTTGGCGCGACCGTCGCGCCCCGCCCGACCAGCATGCCGCCCGCCGCCTCCGATGCCACCGCGCCCACCCGCACGCGAAACCTGCTGCTGCAGAATCCCATGCTTGAGGGCGAGGATGTTCGTGCGCTGCAAGATCGCCTAACCAAGCTCGGCTACGCCCATGTTGGCACGGTCGATGGTGTCTTCGGTGGACAGACCGAGCTGGCCGTCAAGGCTTTCCAGGCGCTGAACAGCCTTGAGGTCGATGGTGTGGTCGGCCCGCAGACCTGGGAACGGCTGTTTGCACAGCAGGCGGTCGCCTACGACATGCATGCGGTGGTAGATATATCGCGGAAGATTGTCATCGGCCTGGTAAATAACGGCAGCTGGGTGAAGGCCGAGGTCGGCGCGCCCTATCTGCTGCCCGCCACCTACATCAGCCTGGGCCAGGGCTCTGGCCCGCTGCGCTTTGCTGGCTCGGCGGCCAAGCCCAAGGACGACCCGATCTGCACCTGGCTCTACTCGGTCGAGGTCACCGATGGCCAGAGCCCATCCGAGCGCTTCGCCCTAGGTGCGGACTGGCAGCCGATGCCGCGCCCCGTGACCGAGGTCCCTGTCACCACCGCCAGCCTTGTCCCGCCGGTCGAGGCCGCGCTGCAGAAGCTGGGGCTCAGCCAGCCAAAGGTGCAGATCACCCGCGCCATCCAGGCCGATATCGACGGCGATGGCACCAGCGAGACAGCAGTGGCAGCCACCAAGTATGGCGAGGGCACGGCACCAAGCTCCTCGGCTCAGCCCGGCGACTACTCCATCCTCGTCATCATCCACGCCGATGCGACGAAGCCGGCCACCGTGGTCGCCAGCGATGTGATCACCAAGCCAATTGAGTTTGGCGCGCCGCAGGTCTTCTCGCTCAACGGCCTGTGGGATCTGAATGGCGACGGGCGCTTGGAGATCCTGGCGGATAGCGACTACTACGAGGGCGATAGCAGCGTGGTCTACGACCTGCCGCCCGCTGGCCCCAGCGAGGCGCTCAGCCAGGGCTGCGGGGTGTAG
- a CDS encoding WecB/TagA/CpsF family glycosyltransferase encodes MTDLEPKPTARRVSILGIPIDDVTEEEVIAQIRQWVAEGGPHQICTVNPEFVMAAQRSGAFRRVLLAADICTPDGFGLLVAARWRGSPLRTRVTGVGLTEQIAAVAAREGWSVFLLGAAPGVAEHAAELLEGRYPGLRVAGCHAGTPRPEDEEGIRQRIAAAQPDVLLVAYGHPAQELWIARNQPLLRVPAAMGVGGTFDEISGLVRPTPAWVQRLGLKWAHRLIQQPQRWRRVLTAVPLFMWAVLREPRAG; translated from the coding sequence ATGACAGATTTGGAACCGAAACCGACCGCCCGGCGCGTGAGCATTCTGGGCATCCCAATCGACGATGTGACCGAGGAGGAGGTGATCGCGCAGATCCGCCAGTGGGTGGCCGAGGGCGGGCCGCACCAGATCTGCACGGTCAACCCCGAGTTTGTGATGGCGGCCCAACGCAGCGGCGCGTTCCGCCGCGTGCTGCTAGCCGCCGACATCTGCACGCCCGATGGCTTCGGGCTGCTGGTGGCGGCCCGCTGGCGCGGCAGCCCGCTGCGCACGCGGGTGACCGGCGTGGGACTGACCGAGCAGATCGCGGCGGTAGCCGCGCGGGAGGGATGGTCGGTGTTTCTGCTGGGCGCGGCTCCCGGCGTGGCCGAGCACGCCGCCGAGCTGCTGGAGGGGCGCTACCCCGGCCTGCGGGTAGCGGGATGCCACGCTGGCACGCCCCGCCCCGAGGATGAGGAGGGCATCCGCCAGCGGATCGCGGCGGCCCAGCCCGATGTGCTGCTAGTGGCCTACGGGCACCCTGCGCAGGAGCTGTGGATCGCGCGCAACCAGCCGCTGCTGCGAGTGCCTGCAGCCATGGGCGTGGGCGGCACCTTCGATGAGATCAGCGGGCTAGTGCGGCCCACCCCGGCCTGGGTGCAGCGCCTGGGGCTGAAGTGGGCGCATCGCCTGATCCAGCAGCCGCAGCGCTGGCGGCGGGTGCTCACGGCAGTGCCGCTATTCATGTGGGCGGTGCTGCGCGAGCCGCGGGCGGGCTAG
- the speD gene encoding adenosylmethionine decarboxylase — MVDATAPPYAAHGRHLLLTLEGCEPAMLDDLVALEVLVRRAAEATGATVLRQIVHGFAPQGVTALALLAESHASLHTYPEHGAAFWDCFTCGDACDPQRSVAVLVEALRPRHIQRQLVERRLALP, encoded by the coding sequence ATGGTCGATGCGACCGCTCCGCCCTACGCGGCCCATGGCCGCCACCTGCTGCTCACGCTGGAGGGCTGCGAGCCAGCCATGCTCGACGACCTCGTGGCGCTAGAGGTGCTGGTGCGCCGCGCCGCCGAGGCCACCGGCGCGACGGTGCTGCGCCAGATCGTCCACGGCTTCGCGCCCCAGGGCGTCACCGCGCTGGCGCTGCTGGCCGAGAGCCACGCCAGCCTGCACACCTACCCCGAGCACGGCGCGGCCTTCTGGGACTGCTTCACCTGCGGCGATGCCTGCGACCCCCAGCGCAGCGTGGCCGTGCTGGTCGAGGCGCTGCGCCCCCGCCACATCCAGCGCCAGCTGGTGGAACGCCGACTGGCCCTGCCCTAG
- a CDS encoding DUF350 domain-containing protein — MPDFATVIMQVLASIGWGVVGVLIFYLGVQLYDRLDPIDYKVEIERGNVAAAIKLAAVILGLAAITVAVIVG, encoded by the coding sequence ATGCCCGATTTTGCTACCGTGATCATGCAGGTGCTGGCCTCTATCGGCTGGGGCGTGGTGGGCGTGCTGATCTTCTACCTGGGCGTGCAGCTGTACGACCGGCTCGACCCGATCGACTATAAGGTGGAGATCGAGCGCGGCAATGTGGCGGCGGCGATCAAGCTGGCCGCCGTGATCCTCGGCCTCGCGGCGATCACCGTCGCCGTGATCGTGGGCTAG
- a CDS encoding aminoacyltransferase: MANTRELIDLGDLDAASPLGRRWEELVQRAPASGVMQSLHWAAWKRAQGFATLHLGLMDGQDLAGGAIFYTAQGQRMGLMVAPEGPVLPWDDHAAARQGLGLLLAEARGRAAQLGALALRVEPRLPGPRPPVLREFRRAPLDLLPCETLYLDLAQGEQAVLAQMRPKGRYNIRLAARHGVAVRESRSAEDLPAFYDALSDAATRDDFFIEPYHFFADLCAALMPAGHARLLLAEHGGDLLGAMLLITYGQRATYLYGGVTNAKRQMMGGYALQWAAIQSALASGCATYDFYGYEPFGTSDHLYAGFSRFKRQFGGTPVRFIGAHDYAFLDRIADTVVRIASEGRAASALARSGGDPA; this comes from the coding sequence ATGGCCAACACGCGAGAGCTCATCGATCTGGGCGATCTGGATGCGGCCTCTCCCTTGGGGCGGCGCTGGGAGGAGCTGGTGCAGCGCGCGCCCGCCAGCGGGGTGATGCAGAGCCTGCACTGGGCCGCGTGGAAGCGCGCCCAGGGCTTCGCCACGCTGCACCTGGGCCTGATGGATGGACAGGATCTGGCTGGCGGCGCGATCTTCTACACGGCGCAGGGCCAGCGCATGGGCCTGATGGTCGCGCCCGAGGGGCCGGTGCTGCCCTGGGATGACCACGCCGCCGCGCGGCAGGGCCTGGGCCTGCTGCTGGCCGAGGCCAGGGGCAGGGCCGCCCAGCTGGGCGCGCTGGCCCTGCGGGTCGAGCCGCGCCTGCCTGGGCCGCGCCCGCCGGTGCTGCGCGAGTTTCGCCGCGCCCCGCTCGACCTGCTGCCCTGCGAGACACTCTATCTCGACCTAGCGCAGGGCGAGCAGGCGGTGCTGGCCCAGATGCGCCCCAAGGGCCGCTACAACATCCGGCTGGCCGCCCGCCACGGCGTGGCCGTGCGCGAGAGCCGCTCGGCGGAGGATCTGCCTGCCTTCTATGATGCGCTGAGCGACGCCGCCACCCGCGACGACTTCTTTATCGAGCCGTACCATTTTTTTGCCGACCTGTGCGCCGCGCTGATGCCCGCCGGGCACGCCCGCCTGCTGCTGGCCGAGCACGGCGGCGACCTGCTGGGCGCGATGTTGCTGATCACCTACGGCCAGCGCGCCACCTATCTCTACGGCGGCGTCACCAACGCCAAGCGCCAGATGATGGGCGGCTACGCGCTGCAGTGGGCCGCCATCCAAAGCGCGCTGGCCAGCGGCTGCGCCACCTATGATTTCTATGGCTACGAGCCGTTTGGCACATCCGATCATCTCTACGCCGGATTCTCGCGCTTCAAGCGCCAGTTCGGCGGCACGCCGGTGCGCTTCATCGGCGCGCACGACTACGCCTTTCTCGACCGCATCGCCGATACGGTGGTGCGCATCGCATCCGAGGGCCGGGCGGCGAGCGCCCTGGCCCGCAGTGGAGGAGACCCCGCATGA